Proteins from one Corallococcus exiguus genomic window:
- a CDS encoding WD40 repeat domain-containing protein — MRQRTGGFVLAGVLTLTGCAHTAAGLAPDTLGRLESTSGGFLSGAVEGFDGEPTVLNRKDFIWALDFAPRGQRVAYTRLGDKAYHVSIWDLSPAAAKSGDARAPVMRADPSVNVQQYDLEGVTFSPDGSRVATVSRSGAVQLFDAATGSQVVALATEEPLVSVAFHPDGKWLAVGSAQGLVSLLSVPELAFGAEARLHVGPVSALAFAADGTLYSGGWDGHVRASDTPEQVLKPDVARTHFERRGGFAAVQGRVDSGPPVVLALDSRTPVVVLTTAAATASGIDVAFLKDTVTVPGALGNTVARLSRGRTLRFKQLTLPGVDVAVCDACVPQGSQGVLGAPFAERVDTVFDETTAEAVFTLKGGAPEGASTAMARALSPRLDFTFPAHVNDVTVDARGKRLGVAFSQEKAERNRTVYERERKGIQEPQGPWNAGALVDAVSGQVLRKWELHHGVVSTAAIAPDGRSLASGGWDRRVYLFAEGAPEAAGELEFGWSVRRVRFSPEGHQLGVAAWTPQKATGSQESDPAAVVVGVRYASPAVEARAAQ; from the coding sequence ATGAGACAGCGCACCGGGGGCTTCGTCCTCGCGGGCGTGCTGACGCTCACGGGCTGCGCGCACACGGCCGCGGGTCTGGCGCCGGACACGCTGGGCCGGTTGGAGTCCACGTCCGGAGGCTTCCTCTCCGGCGCGGTGGAGGGCTTCGACGGGGAGCCCACCGTGCTCAACCGCAAGGACTTCATCTGGGCGCTGGACTTCGCGCCGCGCGGCCAGCGCGTGGCGTACACGCGCCTGGGGGACAAGGCGTACCACGTCTCCATCTGGGACCTGTCGCCCGCCGCGGCGAAGTCCGGTGACGCCCGCGCGCCGGTGATGCGCGCGGATCCCTCGGTCAACGTCCAGCAGTACGACCTGGAGGGCGTGACGTTCTCGCCGGACGGCTCGCGCGTGGCCACGGTGAGCCGCAGCGGCGCGGTGCAGCTCTTCGACGCGGCGACGGGCTCGCAGGTGGTGGCGCTCGCCACGGAGGAGCCGCTGGTGTCGGTGGCCTTCCACCCGGATGGCAAGTGGCTGGCGGTGGGCAGCGCGCAGGGCCTGGTGTCCCTGCTGTCCGTGCCGGAGCTGGCGTTCGGCGCGGAGGCGCGGCTGCACGTGGGGCCGGTGAGCGCGCTGGCGTTCGCGGCGGACGGGACGCTGTACTCGGGCGGCTGGGACGGGCACGTGCGCGCGTCGGACACGCCGGAGCAGGTGCTGAAGCCGGACGTGGCGCGCACGCACTTCGAGCGGCGCGGCGGCTTCGCTGCGGTGCAGGGCCGCGTGGACAGCGGGCCGCCGGTGGTGCTGGCGCTGGATTCGCGCACGCCGGTGGTGGTGCTCACCACGGCGGCGGCCACGGCGTCCGGTATCGACGTGGCGTTCCTGAAGGACACCGTCACCGTGCCGGGCGCGCTGGGCAACACCGTGGCGCGGCTGTCGCGTGGACGCACGCTGCGCTTCAAGCAGCTGACGCTGCCGGGCGTGGACGTGGCGGTGTGTGACGCGTGCGTGCCGCAGGGCAGCCAGGGCGTGCTGGGCGCGCCCTTCGCCGAGCGCGTGGACACGGTCTTCGACGAGACGACGGCGGAGGCGGTGTTCACGCTCAAGGGCGGCGCTCCGGAGGGGGCGAGCACGGCGATGGCACGGGCGCTCTCGCCTCGGCTGGACTTCACCTTCCCGGCGCACGTCAACGACGTCACCGTGGACGCGCGGGGAAAGCGGCTGGGCGTGGCCTTCAGCCAGGAGAAGGCGGAGCGCAACCGCACGGTGTACGAGCGCGAGCGCAAGGGCATCCAGGAGCCCCAGGGCCCGTGGAACGCGGGCGCGCTGGTGGACGCGGTCTCCGGTCAGGTGCTGCGCAAGTGGGAGCTGCACCACGGCGTGGTGTCCACCGCTGCCATCGCGCCGGATGGGCGCTCGCTGGCGTCGGGCGGATGGGACCGGCGCGTGTATCTCTTCGCCGAGGGCGCGCCGGAAGCGGCGGGTGAGCTGGAGTTCGGCTGGTCCGTGCGGCGCGTGCGCTTCTCGCCAGAGGGGCATCAACTGGGCGTGGCCGCGTGGACGCCGCAGAAGGCCACCGGCAGCCAGGAGAGCGACCCGGCGGCGGTGGTGGTGGGCGTGCGCTACGCGTCCCCCGCGGTCGAGGCGCGCGCGGCTCAGTAG
- a CDS encoding uracil-DNA glycosylase, translating into MSLADGLPEDWKEVLHDAIHAPSFTELEKFVRKERQEQTVFPAEEDVFSAFRFTPYADVRVLLLGQDPYHGPGQAHGLAFSVQPGVPAPPSLVNMFKELQSDVGAPKPRDGSLIPWAKQGVFLLNTVLTVRQASPNSHAKHGWEPFTDAVIRAVSAKEDPVVFLLWGKPAQKKKALIDEKRHVVLEGVHPSPLSASKGFFGSKPYSTTNAALKKHGQHTIDWQLPS; encoded by the coding sequence ATGAGCCTGGCCGATGGGTTGCCCGAGGACTGGAAGGAAGTACTGCATGACGCCATCCATGCTCCGTCGTTCACGGAGCTGGAGAAGTTCGTGCGCAAGGAACGCCAGGAACAGACCGTGTTCCCAGCGGAGGAGGATGTGTTCTCCGCGTTCCGCTTCACGCCCTACGCGGACGTGCGCGTGCTGCTCCTGGGCCAGGACCCCTACCACGGCCCGGGTCAGGCCCATGGACTCGCCTTCTCCGTCCAGCCCGGCGTGCCTGCTCCGCCTTCGCTCGTGAACATGTTCAAGGAACTCCAGAGCGACGTGGGCGCGCCGAAGCCTCGCGACGGGTCGCTCATCCCTTGGGCGAAGCAGGGCGTGTTCCTGCTCAACACCGTGCTCACCGTGCGCCAGGCCTCCCCCAACAGCCACGCGAAGCACGGCTGGGAGCCCTTCACCGACGCCGTCATCCGCGCCGTCAGCGCCAAGGAGGACCCGGTCGTCTTCCTCCTCTGGGGCAAGCCCGCGCAGAAGAAGAAGGCCCTCATCGACGAGAAGCGCCACGTCGTCCTGGAGGGCGTGCACCCCTCGCCGCTGTCCGCGAGCAAGGGTTTCTTCGGCAGCAAGCCGTACAGCACCACCAACGCCGCGCTGAAGAAGCACGGCCAGCACACCATCGACTGGCAGCTGCCCTCATAG
- a CDS encoding transglycosylase domain-containing protein yields the protein MKTVFWLFMFLVGLAGVVIPITYLYTASKLPRLESEFDVESQLRHRIEGDRMSVLAGRMDQGIRDRSAVTFTRPDFSRMPKDLVALYIRQIECPTYFQTPREDGRAWAWRLFAGVTLGTAPPGDGSCERRLAMRIAREMGIEGDLQLSVAAHRLHAFFQKDQLVAYDLSIIRFERGVVGVEDAARKLFHRELGELQLSELAELQLALPPYGYYGDIKACKNAGLIRQNRDMLLQDLAGYALVSEERARNAIAQPVACVSVK from the coding sequence GTGAAGACCGTGTTCTGGCTGTTCATGTTCCTCGTCGGCCTGGCCGGCGTGGTGATTCCGATCACGTACCTCTACACGGCCAGCAAGCTGCCGCGGCTGGAGAGCGAGTTCGACGTCGAGAGCCAGCTGCGCCATCGCATCGAGGGCGACCGGATGAGTGTCCTGGCCGGCCGGATGGACCAGGGCATCCGGGACCGCTCGGCGGTGACGTTCACGCGGCCGGACTTCTCGCGGATGCCCAAGGACCTGGTGGCGCTCTATATCCGCCAGATTGAGTGCCCCACCTACTTCCAGACGCCGCGCGAGGATGGGCGCGCGTGGGCGTGGCGCCTGTTCGCCGGCGTGACGTTGGGCACCGCGCCTCCGGGGGACGGGTCCTGCGAGCGGCGGCTGGCCATGCGCATCGCGCGGGAGATGGGCATCGAGGGGGACCTGCAGCTGTCCGTGGCCGCGCACCGGCTGCACGCCTTCTTCCAGAAGGATCAGCTCGTCGCGTACGACCTGTCCATCATCCGCTTCGAGCGCGGCGTCGTCGGCGTGGAGGACGCGGCCCGCAAGCTCTTCCACCGCGAGCTGGGAGAGCTCCAGTTGTCGGAGCTGGCGGAGCTGCAGCTCGCGCTGCCGCCGTACGGGTATTACGGCGACATCAAGGCGTGCAAGAACGCGGGCCTCATCCGGCAGAACCGCGACATGCTGTTGCAGGACCTGGCGGGCTACGCGCTGGTGAGCGAGGAGCGCGCGCGCAACGCCATCGCGCAGCCGGTGGCGTGCGTATCGGTGAAGTAG
- a CDS encoding acyl-CoA thioesterase, with translation MTAPFLVATLVEPLEPGHYRSRYEAPWYQGRGAYGGVVAGQVLRAMEHQLNDPQRQVRSFTVHFCSPAVEGVADLHTRIERAGKFVTHATARVESGGVVVAVATATFGAARGGAPEYMDFVMPKVPAPGTLTPVPDDVPMPDFCRFFEYRYCVGSAPYSGGPEAEVGGWLRPRVPTALDPALCVGLMDAYPPSVLSRLDGFRAAASVDFSVQFFQPFPVKGIAPDAHYLRTGRSRQAAEGYTEETQLLWAEDGTLLAQCRQLVAVLG, from the coding sequence ATGACCGCGCCCTTCCTCGTCGCCACCCTCGTTGAACCGCTGGAACCCGGGCACTACCGCTCGCGCTACGAGGCGCCCTGGTATCAGGGCCGGGGTGCGTACGGCGGCGTGGTGGCGGGGCAGGTGCTACGTGCGATGGAGCACCAGCTGAACGACCCCCAACGGCAGGTGCGCTCGTTCACCGTGCACTTCTGCTCGCCCGCTGTGGAGGGCGTGGCGGACCTGCACACGCGCATCGAGCGCGCCGGCAAGTTCGTCACCCACGCCACCGCGCGAGTGGAGAGCGGCGGCGTCGTGGTGGCCGTCGCCACGGCGACCTTTGGCGCCGCTCGCGGTGGGGCTCCCGAGTACATGGACTTCGTCATGCCGAAGGTGCCCGCGCCCGGGACGCTCACGCCCGTCCCTGACGACGTGCCCATGCCGGACTTCTGCCGCTTCTTCGAGTACCGCTACTGCGTGGGCTCGGCGCCGTACTCGGGCGGGCCCGAGGCGGAGGTCGGCGGGTGGCTGCGGCCTCGCGTTCCCACGGCACTGGACCCGGCGCTGTGCGTGGGGTTGATGGATGCGTATCCGCCGTCCGTGCTGTCTCGGCTGGACGGCTTCCGCGCTGCGGCGTCGGTGGACTTCAGCGTGCAGTTCTTCCAGCCGTTCCCGGTGAAGGGCATCGCGCCGGACGCGCACTACCTGCGCACCGGCCGCTCGCGCCAGGCCGCGGAGGGCTACACGGAGGAGACCCAGCTCCTCTGGGCGGAGGACGGCACGCTGCTCGCGCAGTGCCGTCAGCTCGTCGCCGTGCTCGGCTGA
- a CDS encoding TPM domain-containing protein — MATTFLEDAARTQAAEAVAAIESQTAAEVVVSVRRASGDYAHTDARLGAAVAFVMLLVLLFIPQEVHLFAFPPVVLLAYAAGVMGGRLLPSLRRALTPRKLQEDSVRTAAKAAFTELGVSHTSRRTGILVFVSLFERRVEVVTDYGVDTSLMGAEWQDALTQLSAALTASTAPEPFLQALRRIQAPLSRVLPRLEDDVNELPDMPGAVA; from the coding sequence ATGGCCACGACCTTCCTCGAAGACGCCGCACGCACCCAGGCCGCTGAAGCCGTCGCGGCCATTGAGTCCCAGACCGCCGCGGAGGTGGTGGTGTCCGTGCGCCGCGCCTCCGGCGACTACGCCCACACCGATGCACGGCTGGGCGCGGCCGTCGCCTTCGTCATGCTGTTGGTCCTCCTGTTCATCCCGCAGGAGGTCCACCTCTTCGCCTTCCCGCCCGTCGTGCTCCTGGCCTACGCCGCGGGCGTGATGGGCGGCCGCCTGCTGCCGTCGCTGCGCCGCGCGCTCACCCCGCGCAAGCTCCAGGAGGACTCCGTGCGCACCGCCGCGAAGGCCGCGTTCACGGAGCTGGGCGTTTCGCACACGTCGCGCCGCACCGGCATCCTGGTGTTCGTCTCCCTCTTCGAGCGCCGCGTGGAGGTCGTCACCGACTACGGCGTGGACACCTCGCTCATGGGCGCCGAGTGGCAGGACGCGCTCACGCAGCTGTCCGCCGCGCTGACCGCGTCCACCGCGCCCGAGCCCTTTCTCCAGGCCCTGCGCCGCATCCAGGCACCGCTTTCGCGCGTGCTGCCCCGCCTGGAGGATGACGTGAATGAACTGCCGGACATGCCCGGAGCCGTGGCGTGA
- a CDS encoding TIM44-like domain-containing protein, producing the protein MRRSHSVLLLAVALFLGLGLASIPDADARPGGGSSYRGSSRSSSSSRSSSSSRSSSSSRSSSSSFGSSSSRSSYSSGPHYSSSSSSSSGGGGAFGGFCLLIVVMGVVAIVVMNMKMGAGQRDWSTTAPHAPPPPQRQGSLRTKLARLARVGPKGSDGSVHPLDPEFSIVLFEDFVYSLFARVHEARGGGRLDTLGGWLSDGAIDSLHELGTPDAVKAVVVGAVTYESVEGISANSQRVRVVLRFEANYTEVSSGSEQSWYVAEEWLLERDASAKSRPPEDVRAFKCPNCGAPLESVHGHKCSYCDTVVNTGEFDWVVTRVASQERERRGPQLTGTTEEQGTELPTIKDSRSQERLNALLHDDPEATPLALRKRLEFIFHEMQTAWAAREWKGMRPFLSDNLFQTQLYWINAYREAGLRNITENAHITNLVLARVTRDEYFDAVTLRVFASSLDYTVRDQDGQVVGGSRSRERAYSEYWTLIRGRGVRGKPSTQKKCPSCGAPLSINMAGHCTHCQARVTSGEFDWVLSRIEQDESYQG; encoded by the coding sequence GTGAGGCGCTCCCACTCCGTCCTCCTTCTCGCGGTCGCGCTGTTCCTCGGGCTGGGCCTCGCCTCCATCCCGGACGCCGACGCGCGCCCCGGCGGGGGTAGCTCCTATCGGGGCTCCAGCCGCAGCTCGTCGAGCAGCCGCAGTTCATCGAGCAGCCGGAGTTCGTCGAGCAGCCGCAGCTCGTCGTCCTCCTTCGGCTCCAGCAGCAGCCGATCCTCGTACAGCTCCGGCCCCCACTACAGCTCCAGTAGCTCGTCGTCCTCGGGTGGAGGCGGAGCGTTCGGGGGCTTCTGCCTGCTCATCGTCGTCATGGGCGTGGTCGCCATCGTCGTCATGAACATGAAGATGGGCGCGGGGCAGAGGGACTGGAGCACCACCGCGCCCCATGCGCCTCCGCCGCCCCAGCGCCAGGGTTCGCTGCGCACGAAGCTCGCGCGCCTGGCCCGCGTGGGGCCCAAGGGTTCGGACGGGTCGGTGCATCCGTTGGACCCCGAGTTCTCCATCGTCCTCTTCGAGGACTTCGTCTATTCGCTCTTCGCCCGCGTGCACGAGGCGCGCGGCGGTGGCCGCCTGGACACACTGGGCGGCTGGCTGTCCGACGGCGCCATCGACTCGCTCCACGAACTGGGCACTCCGGACGCGGTGAAGGCCGTGGTGGTGGGCGCCGTCACGTACGAATCCGTGGAGGGCATCAGCGCGAACAGCCAGCGCGTCCGCGTCGTCCTGCGCTTCGAGGCCAACTACACGGAGGTCTCCTCCGGCTCCGAGCAGAGCTGGTACGTCGCGGAGGAGTGGCTGCTGGAGCGCGACGCGTCCGCGAAGTCCCGGCCTCCGGAGGACGTGCGCGCCTTCAAGTGCCCGAACTGCGGCGCGCCACTGGAGTCCGTGCACGGCCACAAGTGCTCGTACTGCGACACGGTGGTGAACACCGGCGAGTTCGACTGGGTGGTGACGCGCGTGGCGTCGCAGGAGCGCGAGCGGCGCGGCCCCCAGCTCACCGGCACCACGGAGGAGCAGGGCACGGAGCTGCCCACCATCAAGGACTCGCGCTCGCAGGAGCGGCTGAACGCGCTGCTGCATGACGACCCGGAAGCGACGCCGCTGGCGCTGCGCAAGCGCCTGGAGTTCATCTTCCACGAGATGCAGACCGCGTGGGCCGCGCGCGAATGGAAGGGCATGCGGCCCTTCCTCAGCGACAACCTCTTCCAGACGCAGCTGTACTGGATCAACGCCTACCGTGAGGCGGGCCTGCGCAACATCACGGAGAACGCGCACATCACGAACCTGGTGCTCGCGCGCGTGACGCGGGATGAGTACTTCGACGCCGTCACCCTGCGCGTGTTCGCGTCCAGCCTGGACTACACGGTGCGGGACCAGGACGGACAGGTCGTGGGTGGCAGCCGTTCCCGCGAGCGCGCCTACAGCGAGTACTGGACGCTCATCCGCGGCCGGGGCGTGCGGGGCAAGCCCTCCACGCAGAAGAAGTGCCCGTCGTGCGGCGCCCCGCTGTCCATCAACATGGCGGGCCACTGCACGCACTGCCAGGCGCGCGTGACGTCCGGCGAGTTCGACTGGGTGCTCAGCCGCATCGAACAGGACGAGTCGTACCAGGGCTGA
- a CDS encoding CpaF family protein, whose amino-acid sequence MTMYTESLRAFLKPVLLYLDDESVSEIMINGPTDVWIERKGRLIKTDASFSEEGLIGAARNMAQFVGRPLTEERPRLDARLPDGSRIHVVIPPIARNGTTISIRKFFKDKLSIDSLLKFKSLTKPMARLIEAGIATKLNMLVAGGTGSGKTTLLNIVSSLIPDEERILTIEDSAELQLNQSHIVAFESRPADKFGKGAVDMGDLLHSALRLRPDRIVVGEVRGGEAFHLMQAMNTGHGGSLATTHANTPTDTLRRIESLCLMSSVELPMVAVRAQVASAINFVICCERLHDGSRKTIALSEVLPLNEKGEYRTQDIFVFTPVAKDEHENILGYHAPTGIIPNFIQKARAYGFDDLDDAFFDPATYGVPPPPSFQVGEAYTLRWAPSLKHREQGLPDPAHFKEDWAKFEQVLRNAAPDGPVAGPKPAATPPKPAAAPAPPPAKAAPALRPSTPPRPPPPQDDDKTPPPTRNPFAEQEDTRSTPPSEPLVQVSEDLLAEAPPARNTPPPRRPPPAPARPGTPPANTLRAGATPTRRPPGPPPPPSDEDEDDDRPKTELNTSEKTQIRPVPDRTRR is encoded by the coding sequence ATGACGATGTACACCGAGTCGCTCCGCGCCTTCCTCAAGCCCGTCCTCCTCTACCTGGACGACGAGTCGGTGTCGGAAATCATGATCAACGGCCCCACCGACGTGTGGATCGAACGCAAGGGCCGGTTGATCAAAACGGATGCCTCCTTCTCCGAAGAAGGTCTGATCGGCGCCGCGCGCAACATGGCCCAGTTCGTGGGCCGTCCCCTGACCGAGGAGCGCCCCCGCCTGGACGCGCGTCTGCCCGACGGCAGCCGCATCCACGTGGTGATTCCGCCCATCGCGCGCAACGGCACCACGATTTCCATCCGCAAGTTCTTCAAGGACAAGCTGAGCATCGACTCGCTGTTGAAGTTCAAGTCGCTGACCAAGCCCATGGCGCGCCTCATCGAGGCCGGCATCGCCACCAAGCTCAACATGCTGGTGGCCGGCGGCACGGGCTCCGGAAAGACGACGCTGCTCAACATCGTCTCGTCCCTCATCCCGGACGAGGAGCGCATCCTCACCATCGAGGACTCCGCCGAGCTCCAGCTCAACCAGTCCCACATCGTGGCCTTCGAATCCCGCCCCGCCGACAAGTTCGGCAAGGGCGCCGTGGACATGGGAGACCTGCTGCACTCCGCGCTGCGTCTGCGCCCCGACCGCATCGTGGTGGGCGAGGTGCGCGGCGGCGAGGCCTTCCACCTCATGCAGGCCATGAACACCGGCCACGGCGGCTCGCTGGCCACCACGCACGCGAACACGCCCACGGACACGCTGCGCCGCATTGAATCCCTGTGCCTCATGTCGTCCGTGGAGCTGCCCATGGTCGCCGTGCGCGCCCAGGTGGCCAGCGCCATCAACTTCGTCATCTGCTGCGAACGCCTCCACGACGGCAGCCGCAAGACGATTGCCCTGTCGGAGGTGCTGCCCCTCAACGAGAAGGGCGAGTACCGCACCCAGGACATCTTCGTCTTCACGCCCGTCGCCAAGGACGAGCACGAGAACATCCTGGGCTACCACGCGCCCACCGGCATCATCCCCAACTTCATCCAGAAGGCGCGCGCGTACGGCTTCGACGACCTGGACGACGCCTTCTTCGACCCCGCCACCTACGGCGTGCCGCCCCCGCCCAGCTTCCAGGTGGGCGAGGCGTACACCCTGCGCTGGGCCCCCTCGCTGAAGCACCGCGAGCAGGGACTGCCGGACCCCGCGCACTTCAAGGAGGACTGGGCGAAGTTCGAGCAGGTGCTCCGCAACGCGGCCCCGGACGGCCCCGTCGCTGGCCCCAAGCCGGCGGCGACCCCGCCCAAGCCCGCCGCCGCTCCGGCTCCGCCGCCCGCGAAGGCCGCTCCGGCGCTGCGGCCCTCGACGCCGCCGCGCCCGCCGCCTCCGCAGGACGACGACAAGACGCCGCCGCCCACGCGCAACCCGTTCGCGGAGCAGGAGGACACCCGCTCCACGCCGCCCTCCGAGCCATTGGTGCAGGTGTCCGAGGACCTGCTCGCGGAGGCCCCGCCCGCGCGCAACACGCCGCCGCCGCGCCGGCCGCCGCCCGCCCCCGCGCGTCCCGGCACCCCGCCGGCAAACACGCTGCGAGCGGGTGCCACGCCCACGCGCCGTCCGCCGGGCCCCCCCCCGCCGCCCTCGGATGAGGACGAGGACGACGACCGGCCGAAGACGGAGCTGAACACGTCGGAGAAGACGCAGATCCGCCCGGTTCCGGATCGTACGCGCCGGTAG
- a CDS encoding serine/threonine-protein kinase, with protein MSSELICETCGLTVPSETAVCPRDGTVVLSSFHPTPPEPKVIVEHPGTEATAITDPLIGLKLGEYELRSRIGVGGMGLVYDGIQPLIGKRVAVKVLRPELAHSSEQVARLLAEARAVNAIRHRGIIDIFGFGQLPDGRQYIVMEYLDGQPLDAILAEKGRLPVPEALSLLDEVLAALGAAHGAGVVHRDLKPSNIFLVRQPDGTRYVKLLDFGLAKRGEGPTVRTAQTRTDMVVGTPEYMAPEQARGQSVGPMTDLYAMGVVTFEIITGRLPFIGSSPVDLLMKHVEARPPRPSEFVPDLPPAVDAFILQMLTKDPETRPNSADALRQHLSKLRRTLRATRTNPTAPAPVEPAPPKPAVAVSDADARRPTTQVPPPVPPDDLMVPQEETSSLRRLVPIAVGAAVLFAAVGVVIATRGGSEAPPPVVAVATPPPPAPKVEPTPPPPAPEVVAAPVLEPAPAPAVEEPPPAKPVPPTVKAVAVKTVRDVPAPKRTESSSESAVKNLILDTVKQVENSPLYADNKVHKGLTQQAALNYLDKQIKRLENADDAAGRADILSELRGWKQQYLK; from the coding sequence ATGTCATCCGAGTTGATCTGCGAAACCTGCGGCCTCACCGTTCCGTCCGAGACGGCGGTGTGCCCTCGCGATGGCACCGTCGTGCTGTCGTCGTTCCATCCGACTCCACCGGAACCGAAGGTCATCGTGGAGCACCCCGGTACTGAAGCCACCGCCATCACCGACCCCCTCATCGGCCTGAAGCTGGGCGAGTACGAGCTGCGCTCGCGCATTGGCGTGGGCGGCATGGGGCTCGTCTACGACGGCATCCAGCCCCTCATCGGCAAGCGCGTCGCCGTGAAGGTGCTGCGCCCCGAGCTGGCGCACTCGTCCGAACAGGTGGCCCGCCTCCTCGCGGAGGCCCGCGCCGTCAACGCCATCCGCCACCGCGGCATCATCGACATCTTCGGCTTCGGCCAGCTCCCGGACGGCCGCCAGTACATCGTCATGGAGTACCTGGATGGCCAGCCGCTGGACGCCATCCTCGCGGAGAAGGGCCGCCTCCCCGTCCCGGAGGCCCTGTCCCTCCTGGATGAAGTGCTCGCCGCCCTGGGTGCCGCGCACGGCGCGGGCGTGGTGCACCGCGACCTGAAGCCCAGCAACATCTTCCTCGTGCGCCAGCCAGACGGCACGCGCTACGTGAAGCTGCTGGACTTCGGGCTCGCCAAGCGCGGCGAAGGGCCCACCGTCCGCACCGCGCAGACGCGCACCGACATGGTCGTCGGCACTCCGGAGTACATGGCGCCCGAGCAGGCCCGCGGCCAGTCCGTGGGACCCATGACGGACCTGTACGCCATGGGCGTCGTCACCTTCGAAATCATCACCGGCCGGCTGCCCTTCATCGGCAGCTCCCCGGTGGACCTGCTCATGAAGCACGTGGAGGCGCGCCCTCCCCGGCCGTCGGAGTTCGTCCCCGACCTGCCGCCCGCCGTGGACGCCTTCATCCTGCAGATGCTCACCAAGGACCCGGAGACGCGCCCCAACTCCGCGGATGCCCTGCGTCAGCACCTGTCCAAGCTGCGCCGCACCCTCCGCGCCACGCGCACCAACCCCACCGCGCCCGCTCCCGTCGAGCCCGCGCCGCCCAAGCCCGCGGTCGCCGTCAGCGACGCGGACGCGCGCCGCCCCACCACCCAGGTACCTCCGCCGGTCCCGCCGGACGACCTGATGGTGCCGCAGGAAGAGACGTCGTCCCTGCGCCGCCTGGTCCCCATCGCCGTGGGCGCGGCCGTGCTGTTCGCCGCCGTGGGCGTGGTCATCGCCACGCGCGGAGGGAGCGAGGCGCCTCCGCCGGTCGTCGCCGTCGCCACTCCGCCGCCTCCCGCCCCGAAGGTGGAACCCACGCCGCCCCCGCCCGCGCCGGAGGTCGTCGCCGCGCCCGTGCTGGAGCCCGCTCCCGCGCCTGCCGTCGAGGAGCCCCCTCCGGCGAAACCGGTGCCGCCCACCGTCAAGGCCGTGGCCGTGAAGACCGTCCGCGACGTCCCGGCGCCCAAGCGCACGGAGTCCTCGAGCGAGTCCGCCGTGAAGAATCTGATCCTCGACACCGTGAAGCAGGTCGAGAACAGCCCCCTGTACGCCGACAACAAGGTCCACAAGGGGCTCACCCAGCAGGCCGCCCTCAACTACCTGGACAAGCAGATCAAGCGGCTGGAGAACGCGGACGACGCGGCGGGCCGCGCGGATATCCTCAGCGAGCTCCGCGGCTGGAAGCAGCAGTACCTCAAGTAG
- a CDS encoding ferredoxin reductase domain-containing protein, with the protein MSDWHTATVTARTPAADGLTDWVLDIGGTPLVGSHAHPGQYVQLRLPGGQPGMFAIASPPALNSTRWEFLLKDEGTLPSALLHLPLGAHVEVTRPAGPGFPMEKARGRDLLLFASGSGISAIRPVIAAVRQERGAYGRVTLYFGARTAGGFAYQHELQQWLEDGVRVLCTVSRPGASGWQGLTGYVQAHLGEEPLEHAIAFVCGPSDMVQDVMAQLAQRGVPRSAVFLNY; encoded by the coding sequence ATGAGCGACTGGCACACAGCCACCGTCACCGCCCGCACCCCCGCGGCGGATGGCCTCACCGATTGGGTGCTCGACATCGGCGGGACGCCGCTCGTGGGCTCGCACGCCCATCCGGGACAGTACGTGCAGCTGCGCCTTCCCGGTGGGCAGCCGGGCATGTTCGCCATCGCCTCGCCGCCCGCCCTCAACAGCACGCGGTGGGAGTTCCTCCTCAAGGACGAAGGCACGCTGCCGTCCGCGCTCCTGCACCTGCCGCTGGGCGCGCACGTGGAGGTGACGCGTCCGGCGGGCCCTGGCTTCCCCATGGAGAAGGCGCGCGGCCGCGACCTGCTGCTGTTCGCCAGCGGCTCCGGCATCTCCGCCATCCGCCCCGTCATCGCCGCCGTGCGACAGGAGCGCGGCGCCTATGGCCGGGTGACGCTGTACTTCGGCGCGCGCACGGCGGGCGGCTTCGCGTACCAGCACGAACTGCAGCAGTGGCTGGAAGACGGCGTGCGCGTGCTGTGCACCGTGAGCCGCCCCGGCGCCAGCGGCTGGCAGGGCCTCACCGGCTACGTGCAGGCCCACCTGGGCGAGGAGCCGCTGGAACACGCCATCGCGTTCGTGTGCGGCCCCTCGGACATGGTGCAGGACGTGATGGCCCAGCTGGCCCAGCGCGGCGTTCCGCGCAGCGCCGTGTTCCTCAACTACTGA